Below is a genomic region from Apodemus sylvaticus chromosome 14, mApoSyl1.1, whole genome shotgun sequence.
acttacacttacAGATCATAATTCATTATTggaggaagttaggacaggaactcaaataggacaggaacctggagacaggagttgatgcagaggctatggaggggttCTGTTTACTGGTTTGCTTCTTCTAGCTTGCTAAGCCTGCCTTCTTATGAAATTCAGGACTACCACcccaggatggcaccacacataatgggcttggccctcccccattgatcaccaatgagaaaatgtcctacagctggatctcatggaggcatttcctcaactgaggttcctttctTTGTGATGACCCTAGCTAGTGTCAAGTTAATACAAAAAAGCAGCCAGGACAAAAATATACAGACCTGGATAGAAATGCTAGGTGAAGAAGAGATTGCTTATTCTGATTCATACTGTTCAGTCACAAGAATGACTATGTATACATCCTATAAATACAAATTCTTTGGAGAAACAACTCTCCTTCCAAGCTATGCATCTACTTGGTAATACTTTGAAGGTGGTCTTTAACCTAATTAGACCTTATTTAAAACCTAGTTTGTCTTAGTTAAGAGCAGTatttcagagacccacagcctggcatttctcttgcttttcattttttcatttcatttcatttcatttcatttcatttcatttcatttgctCTGGAGAGTATCAAATCCTAGACCTGGGAGAGACCTGGGAAGGACTGTGCTTCCCTCCTCCCGGGTTGTTTGTTACTCAGCTGCAGAGAGTTCCCTCAGGAATTGCTCAGGTGTTTCCATTTATGTTCTAGTAGGAAATATAGTGAGTTGATGGACAGTTTTGTGGACTGCAATGCATACATTATATTGACAGAAGGTTCCAAGGGAAGGCTGGAGCACAAGGATCCTGAAAAACTCCAGCCATAGCTCTTTCTGGACTGTCCTTTTCCTCCTGGACCCAAGGCTGTGAGTTCTCGACAACACCAATATTCTTCCAATTGGCAAGGCCTCCCTCCTTGGCTTTCACCAAGATGATCCCCTGTGCACCCTCAGTACCCAGGTCTCCTAGTCCACAGCTTAGCAGGGAAGATGGAGCCTAGAATTTCAAGTCAAGTGGCTTAGTATACACCAGATGTTCAGTGTCAGCCATTGTGAGTGACAAATCCTGAGAGGTAGAAGTTCCAGTATTAAGAATCTGTTAGTCAGGTATTTATACATTGGTTTGCCAGTGAGGCCCTGTTCTGGAGTATGCTCTCTTCCAGAGGCCAGCCCTTGtgggtctttgtttttgtttggttctcCTTGAGGCAGTAGAGGAGGACATCATTGGCAGAGGTAAGACTTAGTCTTATGagaaatttagggttgctgtttaaaaaacaaaacattttcctACCTCAATTCTGAGTCATTATACTTCAGGAGCTGACCTGGCTTCAGAGTCCTTAGCACCTCATTCTAAAGCAGCAGGAGATAAAGGTAGCTTTTGTTCTATATCCAGGGAGTTATGTGGCTCTAATTTTCAGCCTGCTAATTAAAGTCACAGGAATTAAAAAAAGACAGTTTGAAATGTGACTTTAGTGTTTATTTctgttgtaaaaagtttcctataaaaAAGTTTCTTAGAagcttgtttcctaagaaaaAGAGGAAACAAGCTTCTAAGAAAAGGGGATAAGTGGAATCGAAGAAAATCAGAATAAGGAATGCTTAGAGAAGAGAGATAAGGAGAAAAATGCCAAGAAAAGCAGGAATAAGGAGAATTGctaagaaaaggggggaaaggataactaaaactattctcaacagtaaaagaacttcagggggattcaatatccaagactttaaactctactacagagcaatagtgataaaaactgtatggtattggtacaatatcaggcaagcggatcaatggaataggattgaagacccagaaatgaaccaatacacctatggtcacttggtcttcgacaaaggggctgaaagcatccagtggaaaaaagatagtcttttcaacaaatggtgctggttcaattggaggtcagcatgcagaagaatgcgcatcgatccattcttatctccttgtaccaagctcaactccaaatggatcaaggacctccacataaaacctgacacactgaaactaactgaaaaaaaaaactggggaagaccctggaggacatgggcacaggggaaaagttcctgaatagaacaccaatagcttatgctctaagataaagaattgacaaatgggacctcataaaactacaaagtttctgtaaagcaaaggacaccatcaaaaggacaaaatgtcaaccaacagactgggaaagaatcttcaccaaccctaaatccgacagagggctaatatctaatatatacaaagaactcaagaaagtagaacccagagatccaaataaccccattaaaaagtggggtacggagctaaacaaagaattttcacatgaagaacttcggagagctgagaaacaccttaagaaatgttcaacatcattaatcattagggaaatgcaaatcaaaacaaccctgagatttcacctcacaccagtcagaatggctaaggtcaaaaaatcaggagacagcaggtgttgtcgaggatgtggagaaagaggaacactcctccactgctggtgggattgcaagatggtgcaaccactttggaaatcagtctggcggttcctcagaaaactgggcatgtcacttcctgaggaccctgttataccactcctgggcatatatccagaggattcttcagcatgcaataaggacacatgctccactatgttcatagcagccctatttgtagtagccagaagctggaaagaacctagatgtccttcaacggaggaatggatacaaaaaatgtggtatatttatacaatggagtactattcagccattagaaacaatgaattcatgaaattcttagacaaagggatggagctggagaacatcatactaagtgaggtaacccagtctcaaaagatcaatcatggtatgcactcactgataagtggatattagcctagaaactttgaatacccaggacataatccacaaattaaatgatgtccaaaaagtatggaggagtgggccctggttctggaaagactcggtgcaagagtataggggaattccagaacagggaagtgggaagaggtagatggaagaatagggggatggaagagggcttatgggacttgcagggagtggggacccagaaaaggggaaatcatttgcaatgtaaataaaaataaataaaaaaagaactgtccaaacaagacctgaacaatgatGACACTATCAGCAGACACGCTAATGTGGAGTTGGAGCATCTCACAAGGGTAGACAACTGCAGCTAACTAATGGCTGCCTAGAGAGGACAATTGGCCTCTTCCGGGACTGAGCATGATTGGCTCATCTAAGACAAAATAGTCAGCCCCAAAGCttaatacacacaaacaacaaacaacaaaaaagaaaaaaaggggggggggggaaggagccATGCCCCTCTTCTTTTGTCTTCAGCACTTAGATACATATTTCataatacatgatcacatggtaaacAGTTCttcacaagtttacacataaattgAGCAACAGCTATACAAcagaatatttacatgcatatccattaggagtatctggctaaacattcatcacctgTCACAGCTACACAGATTAATAGACAGTTAAAAAACATAACTAAGTTATGAGTGCAGTTTCTTATAAACTcagtaaaaaaattatcttctgttctatcacctataataaatcattagttcccccTTTAagacctttggttaatggttttacaatcttttagaatgtgctctgagtaatAGAATGACTGCTTACTATCTTAGAAACAATTACTGGTGAACTTGAGGACTGGCCGAATTCTCATTGAACTTTTGACTATCggaaaggacctaatagcagtccctcTTTAAAAGACCTTAACAAATAAATACTGACATAATTTTAGGACTTCTTATAGGATTATATTTAATGATACCAGGAAAACCATAGTAATAGCAGGAATCTATCTTAAATGAATTTCTCCTGGGCCTTGTCTATCAGAGAAAAGctgtcatggatttttttttcttttcttaatccaAGGCAGACCACCTCAGGAAGATCACTGGCTGCTTCTTAGCTTATTAGCTTGTCCTATGTCAGCTCCTGACAGCTGTCCAGGCCTGCGATGGAATCATTTGAGAAAGCTTATTTTACAGAGGTTCTTATGGTGATTATTTAAGATCTGACATGGTTATAATTGTCCACATTATTGTCACAAGTTTCCTAGCAGTTATGAAATCTGGCAACATCAATTAATTTGAGATCAAGTAGAGTTGTGATGACATCACTTATCTCACAGTCATCTCCACTCGGCTGTGCAGATCCACCCCATAAAAGGGTGATGTCCTCACCTCTACCTACCCTATCTTGTTCTCCTTCTCTGGTTTTGAGGGGAAATAAATACTGATTCCTGACAGAAGTATTGCCTGCAGCATTATTCCCAGTGCTAATGAGAAGCCACAAGTCACATGATAATAATAGTGGAATAGAAAGTTGGTAagacactcctgggcatatacccagaggattccccaccatgtaataaggatacatgctctactatgttcatagcagccctatttataattgccagatgctggaaagaacccaggtatccctcaacagaagagtggatgcaaaaaatgtggtgtatctacacagtTCTATtcagcattagaaacaatgaattcatgaaattcttaggcaaatggatggagctagagaacatcatactaagtgaagtaacccagactcaaaaggtgaatcatggtatgcactcactaataagtggatattaacctagaaaactggaatacccaaaacataatccacacatcaaatgaggtacaagaagaaaggaggagtggccccttgttctggaaagactcagtgaagcagtattcggcaaaaccagaatggggaagtgggaagggatgggtgggaggacagggggagagaagggggcttgagggactttcggggagtggggggctagataaggggaaatcatttgaaatgtaaataaattatatcgaataaaaaaatttaaaaaaaagaaagttggtaAGGATTCACTTTCCACCTTCCTAGTACTATTGtcatttattaatataaattattacAATGCTTAATTGATTTAATTCTTAGAATACCATGGTAAACTATTGTAAAGTTTAAATGCTGGCAATGCCCAAGCAGGTCAATTACCAGCCCAAACTTGGGCTATAAATTAACATCCAGGATAGCTGATAATAGCAAACCTATATGTCCTCCACACAAGTCTCCAAAATATTAAGGGGAATAAGTGATAGTGTGTATCTTGGGCTCATGGAGGAATGGAGTGCTAGCATTCTCAGTGAAAACTCTAGGATTTAGCAACAGGGACATCTCTCTTCATCAGGACAAAGGGACTGAGAACAGCATAACCAAGTACTAGGCATGTTTTAATATCTAGTATAATGGAATTATGAGTCACCATTGACCctgtataaaatgaaaaaatgaagtctgcccaataaaagaaaaggaaacagcttATGAGAATGACAACACTCTGTGCAGCTCTGATCTCTGGACTGAAACTATTTACAAAACTGTAGCTATGAAGGTAGAGGACACGCTTGTGATGTTTATACAGGTGAAAAGAAATGTATCCACTGCTCCAGCCCATGAGACTCTGGAAGAGGAGATCACGAACAGCCATGAACAAGAGGAAAAGCCACTTAACTATTTGCCTGGATGGCAGCATATAGCAATGTCCAATGTACCCAGAAACTCCAGATTTGTTCATGCCACTGCCTGCAGTTATATAGTACAACAAGTTGGAACTTGTGAGAATATTAAGGATCCAAAAGAGGATCACATAGGTAAGAACTTGCCATGATGTCTGTTGTTTGAGTTTTTCCCAAATGATTGTCCTAGGACTGATGGTGACAGCCTGGACCACACTGAGGAGACAGGTGGTGCAGATGGAAAGGCCCCGTGCCATCCTTGTCAGATAAACCACAGCTTTACAGCTGATATCTCCAAGGATGTTTCTGAAATAAAACACTGTGGCTATATCTCTGATCCCTGTGCTACAAACCATGATCATATTAGAAAATGCCAAGTGGATGAGAATAAGGTTAACAGGCTTTTTCTCAGTCCGGAAGGCAGAAGTGTACACAAGTCTCACAAACATTAGGATATTTCCCACAATGCCAGGTCCAGTAAGAGAAAGGAAGACTATGATCTGGATAATGCTGTTCCAGTTCATCTTTTGACTTCATGCATGGCACTAGAAAAAAGTCATTTGAGAAACATATGtgagattttctctttttatttctatgggAAAAAATGGTCTCAAGGATGTAAGCACATATGGTCTTTAATGATTCCTGACCAGATacttggcttttgttgttgtttgttttgctgtgtattttttcatttttgtggaaATGATATAATCAGGTATAAACTTAACAGTTTCCTGCCTTTCACAATTGTTCATCCTTAACATCCATATGACTGTGATCTTCCTAGACAAAATCTAAATTCATGACATCATTTTGTCAATTTTCATATTACCACAGTCCTGAATATGAACCTAGTGggctctttcctttttcctcttgtcACCCAGTATGACCCCAGGCTACTGGACTATGTTTATATTTCATTCTGAGCCTCTTACGCAACTATGCTACTATTTCTAAATGATGTCAAACTATTAAAAAGCTTTCAGCTTCTCCAGAAAATTGTTCTTGGCCAAATGAATTCATTTCTCCAGGAATATTATATGATACTCTTTACTTCCTAGATCCTTTCCTACAATTTGCACAGAAGCTAGTATCTTTTAGGAATTAGGGGGGAAACCCCAGTCCTCTCACATCAAGGTAGGTATGAGTCTAATAAAATTTGTGTTGTGTTCCCAATTCTCTCCATGTGTCAAATCTTATTGAAAGTGATTTACTTTTCCTCCTACCTACCAGTTCTACCTGTCTATTTCTACTGAGAATTCTGCTCTAAACAATACACCATGGAAACATTTCCTATCTCATGCACTGACCCAATAGATTCTAAACAAAGATGCATGTAGCTTGTTATATGTTTTAAGGTTAGTTGAGTATAATGATTCTTCAGTCAGAAATGTACCAACTTATGAATAAGTTCTCCCTAATATTCCACATTAATGTGTAAAAGCCTTATAAATTGTATCCTCTTTAAtgtttattcttatatattatatataaatcaaGATATTCGTTTAGGAGCTTTTATATACTGGCACAGTATATAAAAGATTTGCTGTACAAGCATGAGGAAATAATTTCTGAtgcccagtacccacataaatgCTGACCAAAGAATTTCAGGGTTGTAAAGCCAGTGAGGATAGTAAGGGGTTTTGTGTGGAGAgaagtgggtcctgggaatccacTGGCTTCCTAGCCTGGGAGATTCAATGGGCATCATGTTCAGAGAAAGACCCTGACTGAATATTTATGGCTGAGAGCAACTGAAACAGATAGCAATGCTGTCTCTCATCTGCTTAGAGATACATGTGTGCAAGAttaaatgtgcacacatgcatgtaaactCCCCTTAACACAGAATATATAATCCTTTTGAAGTAGAAAACTATTCCATTTCCTTCACATCTAACAAAACTTGTCAGCCCTAACTGACTTTGTCCTTCTCTTATCAAAGTTATTTCTGAATTACCTTCACCTCTAACCCCTGCCTCAAATGTAACATTGGTGCTTCCCTTGCCACAGGACCATGCACACAGACCCTGCATGATCTTTGCCACCTCACTATGCTTTGTAGCTTCCTACTGCCCATCTTTAACACAGCAGCTCAGGTTCCATCCCTCGGCTTTCCCTGGACTCTGGGCTGTGTTGCCTgtgtttctgctttcctcctcCCTGGAGAGTGAGCATGCCTCAGAGAAACTGCTTTTGTTTGCAGAATATCAGTGATTTACATTGCTGGTAATGCATACTCAAAAATAGTGTATGAATAAGTTATTAAATGAGGCTCTTCTTCTTACCTTACCCTTAGCACAGAGGAAAGCTACCAACCAACTTGCAGAGACACTTGAGGCAGTCTTTTTCTTTATGATATTTGAAAATTGCATAGCCTAAAAAGTCAACTTAGTTTGGGTGACACATTTGGTAAATGAATTCTAGAATTCCACAAATCTAGTGAACAGCATGTATTATAGCTTAATaaactaaaatttaattttacttgTAATATCTCTCTATTAACTGTTTTATAATTTGATGATGCTTTTAGTTACTTCTCTCTTCTTAGAGTCACCAATATTAGAATTTGTAATAACAAAGTAGCCCTTGCTTTCCTTAACAAGGCCTCAACTAAAAGAACAATAAGCCTAAAGTCTATTAATACATGTCTAATACAGAGCtgatatttgcatattttaatatgttttcataGGCTTCTCATCtccaacatgtaagaataaatttAGTCTGTAGACAAGATTTTCTGTAACAAAAAATGTGGGAGTGAGTTACAAATATACCAAATGCTTGACAAGTACACGAACTTTAGAAGTATCAAGTTCAGGGTACAGAGAAGATGCCTCAGTTGGAAAAATGTCTCAAGGCTTGAGGAACGGAGTTTCAGGCTCAGAACTCCACATAATTGCAAGGTATGGAATTGTGCTTTAAATTCCTGCActggggatgcagagacaggaggaagagcTCGGGCAGTCACTCGCCAGACAGCCTAGGAGAAACTATGAGCTTCAGACACCTGGAATTGACCTGtggtccacacacatacacacacctatacctGCACAGACcaacatgctctctctctcactcctcatcacacaaacacaagcacatacacacatacatacatacatacatacatgtataaatttCTGTATGCACAAGAGTGTTCTTTACAATCAGCCACCACaaattcagctccttcagtttctACATGTATCACATCAGttatgttatttggttttctcataTCCAGTGTTCTCATCTATAATCTATGGATGGTGATTTGCCCCAAGCAAGCATACTGTGAGGTGTCAACTACTGAAAACTgaataagttttattttaaaaaaatcattttctctcttcttacCTGTCCTCAGGTACATTCCCCCAATACTGTACAATCACACACTGTATTGTAGTTTGGAAAGTTCAGAAAAAAAGCAGTCAGGGTCAGAAAACAACAGAGGCCTATCTACAAAAGACTAAAAAACATAAGGAATGCTCAGATAAAATCTCTGATTCTGATGAGGGTAAGATGTACAAGACTGAAATGCCACCAGGGCCATGTGTGCTGTCCCTGCCTGGCCCACATGATGAGCAGCTCTGGTACAGTGCACAAGAAACTTCTGCAAACACTACCTAAACTTGCAGGTCTGGACGACAGCTGGGAAGTGATAAACTGTTTTCTCCCTGGTCCTGCCTCCTTCCTTTTGCCCAGTGACAGATGACTGGGAACCTCCTTTTTCCTACCTAGAGCCTTCTTGCCTCACTGCTCTCCTTCCAAATCAAAGGGCAGCCTCAGTTCACAACTATAAGACAGCACTCACCTGCTCGGTCTGTGCAGGGCTGTGTGTTCTCACTTCACAGCCAGACCCTGTTTATCATTCCTTAGACAGCTCACACTGCTGTCAGAAATTTTGCCTCACCAAGGGAAAAGGGCTCCTTTTGCACATCTCCATCCCCAAGGTCAGCCTCTCCCTGGTTCTCTGACATTGGTGATCTAAAAATCATTATGATTGTAATTACAGAGCCTGTGGGTAATGAGACAGGAACTGACAATGAGCAGTGACCTCAGTGTGCTGCTATCTCAGACTTTGTTCCagttctttcccctccccttttaaGCTAAACATAGGAActgatttcaaagaaaaattgtAGAGCCCACGGGGgttaatttctaaatgttttcaaGTACGGTAATACCTATAATAAAAGATGATCAAGTGCTGGTGTCATAGCTTATCACTGATTCCTAGAGGTGACGTGTCTGAATTACTCAAGTTTATACTTTTGCATGGGACAGGAATATCTGTATTTAGGTCATGAGTGATGCTTCTTGGAGTAGATATCTGTTCTCACCATTGTTGAGTGGGTATCTAGATACATGATTGCTGTTACCTCTACATGTCAGGTTGTGGGCCAGCTGAACAATATTAATTTTCAGTCTAGGTACCACATGGTGCTGATATGTGAATGGGGTGTCAGGTGTTGTCTC
It encodes:
- the LOC127664902 gene encoding putative vomeronasal receptor-like protein 4, with the protein product MNWNSIIQIIVFLSLTGPGIVGNILMFVRLVYTSAFRTEKKPVNLILIHLAFSNMIMVCSTGIRDIATVFYFRNILGDISCKAVVYLTRMARGLSICTTCLLSVVQAVTISPRTIIWEKLKQQTSWQVLTYVILFWILNILTSSNLLYYITAGSGMNKSGVSGYIGHCYMLPSRQIVKWLFLLFMAVRDLLFQSLMGWSSGYISFHLYKHHKRVLYLHSYSFVNSFSPEIRAAQSVVILISCFLFFYWADFIFSFYTGSMVTHNSIILDIKTCLVLGYAVLSPFVLMKRDVPVAKS